The proteins below are encoded in one region of Thermodesulfobacteriota bacterium:
- a CDS encoding N-6 DNA methylase: MITGELKSRIDKLWEEFWTGGITNPLTVIEQISFLMFAKLLDIAETRNEKKAQRTNKPFRRIFPDTEGGQALRWKEFKNYGADKMLPHVRDKVFPHFKNVAVEEAKFGEYMKDAQLMINKPTLLVSALNMINELPLTEGDTKGDLYEYLLSKLTTAGINGQFRTPRHIIRLMVELLDPHLEHNEVIGDPACGTGGFLVEVMHYLQRKYTSPEGVIDHEGEKVYSGDLLEPYREHIQTSLIHGFDFDVTMLRIAAMNLLLHGLDAPDIHYQDTLSGSFSDKFPKQSQNFFDIILANPPFKGSLDFEDVHSSLLAQVKTKKTELLFVALILRMLKNGGRSATIVPDGVLFGSSNAHVALRQKLVDNNQLEAVISLPSGVFKPYAGVSTGILIFTKGGKTENVFFYDMQDDGFSLDDKRTQLYDSTFAGDLPECLASWKARDPLKDIARTTKAFFVPVTDIRDKNYDLSLNRYKETVYEEMKYEHPKDILKKLKGLENEIMKDMSELEEML, encoded by the coding sequence ATGATAACTGGAGAGCTTAAAAGTCGCATCGATAAACTGTGGGAAGAATTCTGGACTGGTGGGATTACGAACCCACTTACGGTTATAGAACAGATATCGTTTCTTATGTTCGCGAAGCTTCTGGACATTGCAGAAACCCGCAATGAGAAAAAAGCCCAGAGAACCAACAAACCGTTCCGCCGTATCTTTCCGGACACTGAAGGAGGCCAGGCGCTTCGCTGGAAGGAATTCAAGAACTATGGGGCCGACAAGATGCTGCCACATGTGCGCGACAAGGTCTTCCCGCACTTCAAAAACGTTGCAGTAGAAGAGGCCAAGTTCGGCGAATATATGAAAGATGCTCAATTAATGATAAACAAACCGACCCTGCTTGTCTCTGCCTTGAACATGATCAACGAGTTACCTCTGACCGAGGGAGACACGAAGGGCGATCTTTATGAGTATCTTTTGAGCAAGCTAACTACTGCAGGTATCAACGGCCAGTTTCGCACACCGCGCCACATTATCCGCCTAATGGTCGAGTTACTCGATCCCCATCTTGAGCATAATGAAGTGATTGGCGACCCTGCCTGCGGAACCGGCGGATTTCTCGTTGAAGTCATGCACTATCTACAGAGGAAATACACTTCGCCTGAGGGAGTTATTGACCACGAGGGCGAGAAGGTTTACAGCGGCGATCTCCTGGAGCCGTATCGGGAGCACATTCAGACAAGCCTCATCCATGGTTTCGACTTCGACGTTACCATGCTTCGCATCGCTGCCATGAACCTTCTGCTCCATGGCCTTGATGCCCCCGACATTCATTACCAGGATACCCTGAGCGGCAGCTTTTCCGACAAATTTCCGAAACAATCGCAGAATTTTTTTGACATTATTCTGGCGAATCCGCCGTTTAAGGGAAGCCTCGATTTCGAGGATGTCCACTCGTCACTTCTGGCTCAAGTCAAAACCAAGAAGACGGAGCTCCTATTCGTAGCTCTCATTCTGCGGATGCTTAAGAATGGCGGCCGCTCTGCAACGATTGTTCCCGATGGTGTTCTTTTTGGATCATCCAATGCCCATGTTGCGCTGCGGCAAAAGCTGGTGGACAATAATCAGCTTGAGGCGGTTATTTCCTTGCCGTCCGGCGTCTTCAAGCCCTATGCCGGGGTATCGACTGGCATATTGATCTTCACGAAAGGGGGCAAGACCGAGAATGTCTTCTTCTATGATATGCAGGATGACGGATTTTCCCTCGACGATAAACGCACTCAGCTTTACGATAGCACCTTTGCCGGTGACTTGCCTGAGTGCCTGGCCAGCTGGAAAGCCCGCGATCCACTGAAGGATATCGCTCGAACTACTAAGGCTTTCTTCGTGCCAGTGACCGATATAAGAGACAAGAACTATGACCTCTCCCTTAATCGCTACAAAGAGACAGTCTATGAAGAGATGAAGTATGAGCATCCCAAAGATATTTTGAAGAAGCTAAAGGGATTGGAGAATGAGATTATGAAGGACATGTCGGAACTTGAGGAGATGCTGTGA
- a CDS encoding DEAD/DEAH box helicase family protein, producing MESTNFEILRKNSPELADLAGFAEQYVYHDPSSCLVKLRSFIERMVTRIYAKLGLPRPYQPNLLDLLNNDAFRSTVPFVVLDKFHSIRIHGNKAAHGDPQTKEKSLWLLKEAFDLACWFYIVVENGSKNECPSYQEVPRPVTEEVTEKAAAVPHKALFEKLAAQEARLQELLQQLETKQAAIQLVAQKTEYLQALTNAGKQAVDVLGFNEEATRKRLIDSMLTEVGWDFKAEWDGMMVKEETVPYQPTQTGIGYADYELKDDDGKPLAVIEAKRTAVDPNIGRKQAQLYAEGLEKKYGQRPVIFYTNGFELWMWDDSQNYPPRQIQGFYSKDSLQYLVQQRRTKVPLDSISPRTEIVDRLYQLEAIKRVCERFGNGYRKALLVQATGTGKTRVAIALTDLLIRAGWVKRVLFLCDRRELRKQAKNVFKEFINEPLTIVRADTAKDRSKRIYLSTYPAMMKIFETFDVGFFDLIIADESHRSIYNRYRDPFVYFDCLQIGLTATPVQYVARNTYRLFDCEDKHPSSYYPLERAVEEEYLVPYEVYTHTTNFLRSGIKYSQLTDEQRQQLEEDGEDPETFDYEATEVDRQIFNKDTNRAILCNLMENGLREATGQHPGRTIIFARNHEHAILISELFDEMYPQYGGSFCQVIDNYDPRAEQLIDDFKGEGNNKDLTIAISVDMLDTGIDIPEIVNLVFAKPVKSRVKFWQMIGRGTRLSKNLFGPGKDKTKFRIFDHWGNFEYFEENIPEAEPTITKSLMQKLFEARIDLAELALTKHEIDVHKQTVLLIGQDLNSLPEKTIAVRKHWKEKRSVSRPEVLRQFSPATIAALRNDMAPLMQWIKLSGPADAYAFDLLVTRMQTEILRGSGRFADLKDKFLGWISELILHLNPVRERAATLKKVKTSDFWDTVSVAILEDVRKDLRGIMHHRQKDATTSMPPKIIDVADGGIELVHRKSNIREIDASVYKKQVEETLCSMFDTNPTLQKIRAGEPVNDTDLNALISMVLTQNPSVDLNILREFYDIAVPLDYIIRTIIGVDANAIKHRFEQFVQKYPQVTANQVLFMRLLQNHISKHRAIQMDRLYEPPFTSINSDGLDGVFTDEEQIVELLKIIKPFQLPEHKETASA from the coding sequence ATGGAATCCACTAATTTTGAGATCCTCCGAAAAAACTCCCCAGAGCTGGCAGACCTCGCGGGCTTTGCTGAACAGTACGTCTATCATGACCCGTCGAGTTGTCTGGTCAAGCTTCGTTCGTTTATCGAAAGGATGGTCACGCGTATCTATGCAAAATTAGGCCTGCCAAGGCCCTATCAGCCAAATCTTCTGGACCTCTTGAATAATGACGCCTTCCGTTCAACTGTACCGTTTGTTGTCCTCGACAAATTCCATAGTATCCGTATCCATGGCAACAAGGCAGCCCATGGTGATCCCCAGACAAAAGAAAAGTCCCTTTGGCTTCTAAAGGAAGCCTTTGATCTTGCTTGCTGGTTTTATATAGTTGTTGAAAATGGGAGCAAAAATGAGTGCCCTTCATATCAGGAAGTCCCTCGTCCTGTTACTGAAGAAGTGACAGAAAAAGCAGCAGCTGTACCGCACAAGGCTCTCTTTGAAAAGCTGGCTGCTCAGGAAGCCAGGCTGCAAGAACTTCTACAGCAACTGGAAACCAAACAGGCGGCAATTCAGCTTGTAGCACAGAAGACTGAATACTTGCAGGCTCTTACTAATGCCGGCAAACAGGCTGTTGATGTCCTGGGCTTTAATGAGGAAGCTACGAGGAAGCGACTTATCGACAGTATGCTCACGGAGGTTGGCTGGGATTTCAAGGCTGAATGGGATGGCATGATGGTCAAGGAAGAGACTGTTCCCTATCAGCCTACTCAAACAGGAATCGGCTATGCCGACTACGAATTAAAGGATGATGACGGCAAACCTCTGGCAGTGATTGAGGCGAAAAGGACTGCTGTTGATCCTAACATCGGCCGCAAGCAGGCACAGCTATATGCCGAAGGTCTTGAAAAAAAATATGGCCAACGACCGGTTATCTTTTACACAAATGGATTTGAACTCTGGATGTGGGATGATTCGCAGAATTACCCTCCGCGGCAGATACAAGGTTTCTATTCGAAGGACAGTCTTCAGTATCTTGTCCAGCAAAGAAGAACTAAAGTGCCTCTTGATTCTATCTCACCAAGGACAGAGATTGTTGACCGCCTCTATCAACTTGAGGCTATCAAACGTGTCTGCGAGAGATTCGGCAACGGCTACCGCAAGGCCCTTCTTGTTCAGGCAACCGGCACCGGAAAGACCCGTGTTGCAATAGCGCTCACCGACCTTCTTATTCGTGCCGGGTGGGTAAAGAGAGTCCTTTTCCTTTGCGACCGTAGGGAACTTCGAAAGCAGGCAAAAAATGTTTTTAAAGAATTTATTAATGAGCCTCTTACTATTGTACGAGCCGATACTGCAAAGGACCGCAGCAAGCGAATATATTTATCGACATATCCTGCAATGATGAAGATATTCGAGACCTTTGATGTGGGCTTTTTCGATCTTATCATTGCCGACGAGTCTCACCGCAGCATCTATAATCGGTACCGTGACCCCTTCGTCTATTTTGACTGTCTCCAGATTGGGCTGACCGCTACACCAGTTCAATATGTTGCGAGAAACACATACCGGCTTTTCGATTGTGAAGATAAACACCCGTCTTCATATTATCCCCTCGAACGCGCGGTAGAAGAAGAATATCTTGTGCCTTATGAGGTCTATACTCATACAACTAACTTCCTCCGCAGTGGGATAAAGTACTCTCAGCTTACCGATGAGCAGAGGCAACAACTGGAGGAGGACGGTGAAGACCCTGAGACCTTTGATTACGAGGCAACAGAGGTCGACAGACAGATATTCAACAAAGATACAAACCGAGCCATTCTCTGTAATCTCATGGAAAATGGTCTTCGTGAAGCGACTGGCCAACATCCCGGCAGAACTATCATCTTTGCTCGGAATCATGAACATGCCATATTGATCTCTGAGCTCTTTGACGAGATGTATCCACAGTATGGCGGTTCTTTCTGCCAGGTGATTGATAACTATGATCCTCGGGCAGAACAGCTTATAGATGATTTCAAGGGAGAGGGAAACAATAAGGATTTAACTATAGCTATTTCTGTGGACATGCTTGATACAGGAATCGACATTCCTGAAATCGTGAATCTCGTATTTGCCAAGCCAGTAAAGTCCCGCGTCAAATTCTGGCAGATGATTGGTCGAGGTACCCGTCTAAGCAAGAATCTGTTCGGTCCCGGAAAAGATAAGACGAAGTTCCGTATCTTCGACCACTGGGGGAATTTCGAATACTTTGAGGAGAACATACCTGAAGCTGAGCCGACGATCACCAAATCGCTCATGCAGAAGCTCTTTGAAGCCCGAATTGACCTAGCGGAACTGGCGTTAACAAAGCATGAGATCGATGTTCACAAACAGACAGTTCTGTTAATAGGACAGGATCTTAACAGCTTGCCTGAAAAGACTATCGCCGTTCGTAAGCATTGGAAAGAAAAACGGAGCGTGTCCCGGCCTGAAGTGCTTAGGCAATTTTCACCGGCAACTATCGCTGCCCTACGTAACGATATGGCACCACTCATGCAGTGGATCAAGCTTTCGGGTCCTGCAGATGCCTATGCCTTTGATCTCTTGGTTACCCGTATGCAGACAGAGATTCTACGCGGAAGTGGACGTTTTGCTGATTTGAAAGACAAGTTCCTTGGATGGATAAGCGAGCTTATACTCCATCTCAATCCGGTCAGGGAGCGGGCGGCAACACTTAAAAAGGTCAAGACTTCCGACTTTTGGGATACTGTCAGTGTAGCTATACTTGAAGATGTCCGAAAAGACTTGCGTGGTATTATGCATCACCGTCAAAAGGATGCAACTACATCAATGCCGCCTAAGATTATCGACGTTGCCGATGGTGGCATAGAACTCGTTCATAGAAAGTCTAACATCCGCGAAATAGATGCATCGGTATACAAGAAGCAGGTGGAGGAAACTCTCTGTAGCATGTTTGACACCAACCCGACTCTTCAAAAAATACGAGCAGGCGAACCAGTCAACGATACAGACCTGAATGCACTTATCTCCATGGTTCTAACACAGAATCCCAGCGTTGATCTCAATATTCTTCGAGAATTTTATGACATAGCAGTCCCGCTGGATTACATTATCCGCACTATCATTGGTGTTGACGCTAATGCCATAAAACATCGTTTCGAACAGTTTGTGCAAAAATATCCACAAGTAACTGCCAATCAGGTTCTCTTCATGAGACTGTTGCAAAATCATATTTCAAAACACAGGGCGATACAGATGGATCGGCTTTATGAGCCGCCTTTCACCTCTATTAATAGTGATGGTCTTGATGGTGTGTTCACAGATGAAGAGCAGATTGTTGAACTGTTGAAGATCATTAAACCCTTTCAACTACCAGAGCATAAGGAGACAGCATCAGCATGA
- a CDS encoding sigma 54-interacting transcriptional regulator, with translation MVNKVLFAWIGKTDLRASQGELENGVGPIGQAVSKRTFSHVILISNYKEEEEKHFIDWLKGNTAAMILKYHVELTSPTDFKEIYGAATNAINDVIKKLGLKELHSTYHLSPGTPAMAAVWILLSKTSHPAELIESSQDKGLKTVSFPFEISADYIPDILKPADDEILRLTQGLPPESPEFGAIIHRCKEMKRVIAQARRLAVHDVPVLIQGETGTGKELFARAIHTTSPRKDKPFVAVNCGSIPPDLVESEFFGYKKGAFTGAIADKEGYFSSADGGTLFLDEIGELPLPAQVKLLRAIQGGMITKVGSSKAESINVRIIAATNRNLIEDVAAGRFRDDLFHRIAVGMLNLPSLRDRHGDINPVIDHILDSINKKFEDVSGWKHKKLSAGARNLMHQHPWPGNVRELYNTLSRAAILIADETIEIGDIREALFPVSTSQKDQEKTLNRSMGNGFSLPDVLSDVARHYLKRAVTESKGNKTKIAKLVGLSNYQTVSNWMKKYGIEK, from the coding sequence ATGGTTAATAAAGTCCTGTTTGCCTGGATAGGAAAAACCGACCTGAGAGCCTCACAGGGGGAACTGGAAAATGGCGTTGGGCCAATTGGTCAGGCCGTTAGCAAACGCACTTTTTCTCATGTCATCCTAATTTCAAACTACAAGGAAGAGGAAGAAAAGCATTTCATCGACTGGCTCAAGGGAAACACGGCGGCCATGATTCTTAAATATCATGTTGAATTAACCAGCCCGACAGACTTCAAAGAGATTTATGGGGCAGCGACCAACGCTATAAATGATGTAATAAAAAAGCTTGGGTTGAAGGAACTACACTCAACCTATCACCTAAGCCCTGGCACTCCGGCTATGGCTGCTGTCTGGATACTTCTATCAAAGACCTCGCATCCCGCTGAACTAATCGAGTCGTCTCAGGATAAAGGATTAAAGACCGTATCTTTTCCTTTTGAAATATCGGCTGATTATATACCCGACATCCTGAAACCTGCTGACGATGAAATACTGAGGCTCACCCAGGGGCTACCTCCTGAGTCTCCTGAGTTCGGTGCTATCATTCACCGTTGTAAGGAGATGAAGAGAGTCATTGCGCAGGCGCGAAGGCTCGCAGTTCATGATGTTCCTGTCCTTATACAGGGAGAGACCGGCACTGGCAAGGAGCTTTTCGCTCGTGCTATTCATACAACAAGCCCAAGAAAAGATAAGCCCTTTGTCGCAGTCAACTGCGGCTCGATACCGCCCGATCTGGTGGAGTCAGAGTTCTTCGGGTACAAGAAAGGAGCATTCACGGGTGCTATAGCCGACAAGGAGGGATATTTCTCAAGTGCTGATGGCGGGACCCTTTTCCTTGATGAAATCGGAGAGCTGCCCCTTCCTGCACAGGTAAAGCTTCTGCGCGCCATTCAGGGGGGCATGATCACTAAGGTCGGCTCCAGCAAGGCAGAATCAATTAATGTTAGGATCATCGCTGCAACCAATCGCAATCTTATCGAGGATGTCGCAGCGGGGAGATTCAGGGATGACCTGTTTCATCGTATAGCCGTTGGTATGTTGAACCTGCCATCGCTCAGAGACCGTCACGGAGATATTAACCCGGTGATCGATCATATCCTTGACAGCATAAATAAGAAGTTCGAGGACGTATCCGGTTGGAAGCATAAGAAACTTTCTGCCGGCGCAAGAAATCTTATGCACCAGCACCCTTGGCCTGGTAATGTTCGGGAGCTCTACAATACGCTTTCGCGGGCTGCTATCCTGATCGCGGATGAGACGATAGAAATTGGCGATATTAGGGAGGCGTTGTTCCCCGTGAGCACTTCCCAGAAAGACCAAGAGAAGACCCTCAATCGCAGTATGGGCAATGGTTTCAGCTTGCCTGACGTGCTTTCAGATGTGGCGCGTCATTATCTGAAAAGAGCGGTTACTGAGAGCAAGGGGAACAAGACAAAGATCGCCAAATTGGTAGGGTTATCAAACTACCAGACTGTTAGCAACTGGATGAAAAAATATGGTATCGAGAAATGA
- the nifU gene encoding Fe-S cluster assembly scaffold protein NifU: protein MYSEVVMDHFKNPRNVGEMKDADGVGEVGNPVCGDMMNIYIKVKDDRIEDIKFLTFGCGAAIAVSSMLTEMAKGKTIEDAKKITNKSVAEALEGLPKNKLHCSNLGADALQLAIKDYEDRKAGRVRTPSKAEDKHEHTKGDTCRCPYCDTDLDAGIEFCSNCGKAINNSH from the coding sequence ATGTATTCAGAGGTAGTAATGGACCATTTTAAGAACCCCCGCAATGTCGGGGAGATGAAAGATGCGGATGGGGTAGGAGAGGTTGGCAATCCTGTATGTGGTGACATGATGAACATATACATCAAGGTTAAGGATGACCGCATTGAAGACATAAAGTTTTTGACATTTGGTTGTGGGGCAGCCATTGCTGTTTCCAGCATGCTCACAGAAATGGCAAAGGGTAAAACCATAGAAGATGCCAAGAAGATCACCAATAAATCGGTAGCTGAGGCACTTGAAGGTTTACCCAAGAACAAGCTTCATTGTTCCAACCTGGGAGCAGATGCCCTTCAGCTGGCAATAAAGGACTATGAAGACAGAAAGGCAGGCAGGGTTAGGACTCCTTCAAAGGCAGAAGACAAACATGAACATACCAAAGGAGACACCTGTAGGTGTCCTTACTGTGATACCGACTTAGATGCCGGGATAGAGTTCTGTTCAAACTGTGGCAAGGCAATAAACAACAGTCACTGA
- a CDS encoding cysteine desulfurase family protein, with product MNTINLDYISANPLLPEVQDAMIDAIKKNYGNPSSSHQLGDQAAAVLEQAREKVARLINCASPQELVFTSSGTESINHAIKGIALAKADKGKHIITSNIEHNAVLKSIKRLLKMDYRVTSVSVDEYGLVNPDDIANAITDKTILVTIMHGNNEIGTIQPIKEIARITRGKDIIFHSDAVASVGVMPVDVQDLDVDLLSLSSNQFNGPSGVGGLYIRRGVSPLPLVDGGAQEDGRRAGTENLTGIIGMGVAADIAFREMESRVEHTRKLKERLIRGLKESIEDIIINGHPEFSLPNLVSVSIRYIEGESIVLMLDEKNIAVSTRSACASGALRASHVLLSIGREYADAQGTLVISFGRNTKESDIDRFLEVLRKAVEFLRNMSPLYKKAKVI from the coding sequence ATGAATACGATAAATTTAGATTACATATCGGCAAATCCCCTCTTACCCGAGGTTCAGGATGCCATGATTGACGCCATCAAGAAAAACTATGGTAATCCTTCAAGCTCACACCAACTGGGTGACCAGGCAGCAGCGGTATTGGAGCAGGCAAGGGAAAAAGTAGCGCGATTGATAAACTGTGCCTCACCCCAGGAGTTGGTATTCACCTCATCTGGCACTGAATCTATCAATCATGCTATAAAGGGGATAGCCTTAGCAAAAGCAGACAAGGGCAAACACATTATAACCTCTAACATTGAACACAATGCCGTCCTGAAGTCCATCAAGAGGCTGTTAAAAATGGATTACAGGGTAACCTCAGTCTCTGTGGACGAATACGGATTGGTGAACCCTGATGATATTGCCAATGCCATAACAGATAAAACCATCCTTGTCACGATCATGCATGGCAACAACGAGATAGGAACCATTCAGCCCATAAAGGAAATTGCCAGGATTACCCGTGGAAAGGACATCATTTTTCATAGTGATGCTGTTGCATCAGTGGGTGTCATGCCTGTTGATGTCCAGGATCTGGACGTGGATTTACTGAGCCTCTCCTCTAATCAGTTTAATGGCCCATCAGGTGTGGGGGGTCTTTACATCCGTCGAGGAGTATCACCGTTGCCATTAGTTGATGGTGGAGCTCAGGAGGACGGAAGGCGGGCAGGCACAGAAAATCTCACCGGTATAATCGGAATGGGTGTAGCCGCTGATATTGCCTTTCGGGAGATGGAATCCAGGGTAGAACATACAAGGAAGTTGAAGGAAAGGCTAATAAGGGGGCTGAAGGAAAGCATTGAGGATATTATTATAAATGGGCATCCTGAATTTTCTCTGCCCAATCTGGTCTCTGTATCCATAAGGTATATTGAAGGGGAGAGCATAGTTCTCATGCTGGATGAGAAGAACATAGCTGTTTCTACCAGGTCGGCTTGTGCTTCCGGGGCACTTCGGGCTTCCCATGTACTTCTCTCCATTGGCAGAGAGTATGCCGATGCCCAGGGAACGCTGGTGATTAGTTTTGGCAGGAACACAAAAGAATCTGATATTGACCGATTCCTGGAGGTATTGAGAAAAGCCGTTGAGTTTCTGAGAAACATGTCTCCTCTCTATAAAAAGGCAAAGGTTATATAA
- a CDS encoding addiction module protein, with protein sequence MGSKEILEQAMKLKPDERFMVVEGLIKSLDEPDASLDAIWAEEAEKRLKAYRAGALEGIPMDEIFKEE encoded by the coding sequence ATGGGCAGCAAAGAAATACTTGAACAAGCAATGAAATTAAAGCCAGACGAAAGGTTTATGGTGGTCGAAGGGCTTATAAAGAGCCTCGATGAGCCGGATGCTTCACTAGACGCTATATGGGCTGAAGAAGCAGAAAAGAGGCTTAAAGCCTATCGTGCAGGTGCGCTGGAAGGAATTCCTATGGATGAAATATTCAAGGAAGAATAA
- a CDS encoding type II toxin-antitoxin system RelE/ParE family toxin: MKVIFSKYAKQELDDATHYYEVEQPGLGRRFREEIGKAARRISEYPEAWSVERSDVRKCILHKFPYKLLYSIEEDHIFIIAVAHQHRKPDYWIRRKEA; this comes from the coding sequence ATGAAGGTCATTTTCTCGAAATACGCTAAGCAAGAACTTGATGATGCAACTCACTATTATGAAGTTGAACAACCGGGGCTTGGTCGACGTTTCCGTGAAGAAATTGGAAAAGCTGCAAGGAGAATTTCAGAATATCCTGAAGCATGGTCAGTTGAAAGGAGCGATGTAAGGAAATGCATTCTCCATAAGTTTCCGTACAAGCTGCTCTATTCAATAGAGGAGGATCATATTTTCATAATTGCTGTAGCGCATCAGCATAGAAAGCCAGATTACTGGATTAGAAGAAAAGAAGCATAA
- a CDS encoding TIGR02757 family protein → MLKKNVLDDLYARYNRREFVHPDPLEFLYHYEDIRDREIVGLVASALAYGRVQQILKSVSFVLQRMQPSPSLFLSHASREALLLDFAGFKHRFTTREDIVSMLLGIKGIIERYGSLQACFVAGINDCDSTILPAISAFAKELNTEQNGSPNSLLPSPTKGSACKRLNLFLRWMVRKDEVDPGGWDTVKASKLIVPLDTHMHRICLSLKITGRKQADIRTATEITAAFRTISPDDPVRYDFALTRLGIRNEGDMDDFLKQCGMLEEPSHLSDAFNLIV, encoded by the coding sequence ATGCTTAAAAAAAATGTCCTTGACGACCTTTATGCCAGATACAACCGGCGAGAGTTTGTCCATCCGGACCCCCTGGAATTCTTATACCATTACGAAGATATTAGAGACCGTGAGATAGTTGGTCTCGTTGCCTCTGCTCTTGCCTATGGAAGGGTTCAACAGATACTGAAAAGTGTTTCTTTCGTGCTTCAACGGATGCAGCCATCTCCTTCCCTTTTCCTAAGTCATGCTTCCAGGGAGGCGCTTCTTCTTGACTTTGCAGGGTTCAAACATCGGTTTACCACCAGGGAGGATATTGTATCGATGCTTCTGGGAATCAAAGGTATTATTGAACGGTATGGTTCTCTTCAGGCATGTTTTGTCGCCGGCATAAATGATTGTGACAGTACAATTCTACCAGCGATTTCAGCCTTTGCTAAGGAATTGAACACTGAACAAAACGGCAGTCCCAACAGTCTCTTGCCTTCTCCAACGAAAGGCAGTGCATGCAAACGGCTCAACCTCTTTCTGCGCTGGATGGTAAGAAAGGATGAAGTCGACCCGGGAGGGTGGGATACAGTAAAGGCTTCTAAACTCATTGTTCCCCTTGATACCCACATGCACAGGATATGTCTTTCCCTCAAGATAACAGGGCGAAAACAGGCAGATATACGCACAGCCACTGAGATAACCGCCGCCTTCAGGACAATTTCTCCTGATGATCCAGTCAGGTATGACTTCGCCCTCACCCGTTTAGGAATACGAAATGAAGGAGATATGGACGATTTTCTGAAACAGTGCGGCATGCTGGAAGAACCGAGTCATCTTTCAGATGCCTTTAACTTGATTGTATAA